A window of Costertonia aggregata contains these coding sequences:
- a CDS encoding TrkH family potassium uptake protein, with the protein MGLNSKIIFHLMGLLLLCNGFFMLLAALVSGIYEDGATLDITLAAIVTMLVGVLSMFATRGHKKEVKRKEGYIIVTFGWVVMSASGVLPYLFTGAIPNLTDAFFETISGYTTTGASILNDIEALPKGILFWRSLTHWIGGMGIIVLAIAILPLLGIGGMQLFAAEAPGPSADKLHPRITDTAKRLWFIYFGYTVAETILLKLAGMSFFDAINHALATLSTGGVSTKNASLAYWNDKPLIQYIVILFMFLAGSNFVLSYFAFKGKVQRVLKDEEFKFYFGFIIIFTIISALVIYFQANITTDTPGYFMVLGKGESAFRHALFQVIAVITTTGFVSADFTAWTPFLTIFFFGLFFLGGSAGSTSGGIKVMRHLLIIKNGMLEFKRTLHPNAIIPVRYNNKTVSEHIVYNIIAFFVLYMLAFIIGALVLGFLGLDFQSAIGGAASSLGNVGPALGSLNPVSNFSGLPAAGKWWCGFLMLIGRLELFTVLILLTPYFWKRT; encoded by the coding sequence ATGGGCCTAAATTCCAAAATAATATTTCATTTAATGGGACTGCTATTGCTTTGCAATGGCTTTTTTATGCTTTTGGCAGCATTGGTCAGCGGTATATATGAAGACGGTGCAACGTTAGATATCACATTGGCGGCAATCGTTACCATGTTGGTAGGGGTATTGTCTATGTTCGCTACCCGCGGTCACAAGAAAGAGGTAAAACGAAAAGAAGGGTACATAATCGTCACTTTTGGTTGGGTGGTAATGTCAGCTTCGGGCGTATTGCCATATTTGTTCACTGGGGCTATTCCAAACCTCACGGATGCTTTTTTTGAAACCATTTCTGGCTATACTACAACGGGCGCATCTATCTTGAACGATATTGAAGCATTGCCCAAAGGAATTCTGTTTTGGCGTAGTCTCACCCATTGGATAGGGGGGATGGGAATCATTGTATTGGCGATTGCCATTTTACCCTTATTGGGGATAGGCGGTATGCAGCTGTTTGCAGCGGAAGCTCCGGGCCCTAGTGCCGATAAATTACACCCAAGAATTACCGATACCGCTAAAAGGTTGTGGTTTATTTACTTCGGGTACACGGTGGCCGAGACCATTTTATTGAAACTGGCTGGGATGTCATTTTTTGATGCCATCAACCATGCTTTGGCAACCCTCTCCACAGGGGGGGTTTCAACCAAAAACGCTAGTTTGGCATATTGGAACGACAAGCCTTTAATCCAATATATCGTTATCCTTTTCATGTTTTTGGCAGGTAGTAATTTCGTACTCAGTTATTTTGCCTTTAAAGGTAAGGTACAACGTGTGTTGAAAGATGAGGAGTTTAAGTTTTATTTTGGATTTATAATCATCTTTACGATTATATCGGCATTGGTCATCTATTTTCAAGCAAATATCACAACGGATACCCCTGGGTATTTTATGGTGCTGGGTAAAGGTGAAAGTGCCTTTAGACACGCCCTTTTTCAAGTAATTGCGGTTATCACTACAACAGGGTTCGTAAGTGCCGACTTTACGGCTTGGACCCCGTTTTTGACCATTTTCTTTTTTGGTCTTTTCTTTTTGGGCGGTTCGGCAGGTTCCACTTCGGGCGGTATTAAAGTTATGCGCCATTTATTGATCATAAAAAATGGGATGTTGGAGTTTAAACGAACCTTACACCCCAATGCTATTATTCCTGTTCGCTACAACAACAAGACCGTTAGCGAACATATTGTATACAATATAATTGCCTTCTTTGTATTGTATATGCTCGCTTTTATCATTGGTGCTCTTGTGTTGGGCTTTTTAGGGCTTGATTTTCAATCGGCCATCGGAGGTGCTGCTTCGTCATTGGGCAACGTGGGACCTGCTTTGGGGAGTTTAAACCCCGTAAGTAATTTTAGTGGTCTTCCCGCAGCAGGAAAGTGGTGGTGTGGTTTTTTGATGTTGATCGGTCGTTTGGAACTATTTACGGTTCTGATCTTATTGACACCTTATTTTTGGAAGCGGACCTAA
- the trkA gene encoding Trk system potassium transporter TrkA: MKIIIAGAGEVGFHLAKLLSYESQDITLIDTNKESLSYADTHLDIRVLKGDATSVTILKDAQVESSELVIGVTSSETTNITLCMLAKQLGCKQTIARISNTEFIENKEAIKFSELGIDELISPEELAATEIQLLLNQSGFNDTYEFEQGALIMVGVSMPKTAPFVGKSVKEAANIFPKLHFMPIAMQRTGTQYTVIPRGDTVFKEEDQVYFITDKQGVDELYKLTGKKKEEIRNVMVLGGSKVGFKSARDLCTSKFNVKLIEKNKDKAFELADSLPNALVINGDGRNVELLEEESLESMDAFIAVTGNSETNIMSCLMAKSKNIKKTIALVENMDYFQLSHSIGIDTLINKKLLAANNIFRYIRKGEVVALTRLNNLNAEILEFIVKPTSVVNGKIIKELDFPRSATIGGVVRDNKGLIALGDFKITEGDRVVVCCLPEAIPKIEKLFL; the protein is encoded by the coding sequence ATGAAGATAATTATTGCAGGAGCTGGTGAAGTTGGCTTTCATTTGGCGAAGTTGCTCTCGTACGAATCCCAAGATATCACTTTAATAGATACCAACAAGGAAAGCTTATCGTATGCCGATACGCATTTGGATATTAGAGTGCTCAAAGGCGACGCGACTTCGGTCACTATTTTAAAGGATGCCCAAGTAGAGAGTTCGGAATTGGTAATTGGCGTAACCTCTTCGGAGACCACCAATATTACCCTTTGCATGTTAGCAAAGCAGTTGGGTTGCAAACAAACGATCGCGAGAATTTCCAATACCGAGTTTATAGAGAACAAAGAGGCCATCAAGTTTTCTGAACTTGGTATTGATGAACTCATTTCGCCCGAAGAGTTGGCCGCTACCGAGATACAACTATTATTGAATCAGTCCGGCTTTAATGACACCTACGAGTTTGAACAAGGTGCCTTGATCATGGTTGGGGTATCTATGCCCAAAACAGCCCCTTTTGTAGGTAAGAGTGTAAAGGAAGCTGCCAATATTTTCCCAAAATTACATTTTATGCCGATAGCCATGCAGCGCACGGGGACCCAATATACGGTTATTCCCAGGGGCGATACTGTTTTTAAGGAAGAAGATCAAGTGTACTTTATAACGGATAAGCAAGGGGTCGACGAGCTATATAAACTTACTGGAAAAAAGAAAGAAGAAATTAGGAACGTAATGGTGCTTGGTGGTAGTAAGGTCGGTTTTAAGTCTGCCCGAGATTTGTGTACCAGTAAATTTAACGTAAAGCTGATAGAAAAGAACAAGGACAAGGCTTTTGAATTGGCCGATAGTCTTCCCAATGCCTTGGTCATTAACGGTGATGGGCGGAATGTAGAACTATTGGAGGAGGAAAGTTTGGAATCTATGGATGCTTTCATTGCTGTGACCGGCAATTCCGAAACCAATATCATGTCCTGTTTAATGGCCAAGTCCAAAAACATTAAAAAAACTATAGCCTTGGTTGAAAATATGGATTATTTTCAGCTATCGCATTCCATAGGCATTGATACACTTATCAATAAAAAATTACTGGCGGCCAATAATATCTTTAGGTACATACGTAAGGGAGAGGTTGTTGCATTGACCCGTTTGAACAATCTAAACGCAGAAATACTAGAGTTTATCGTTAAGCCAACATCGGTTGTAAACGGTAAGATTATCAAAGAGTTGGATTTTCCCAGATCGGCCACTATTGGCGGTGTGGTACGAGACAACAAAGGACTCATTGCACTTGGCGACTTTAAGATCACCGAAGGGGATAGGGTAGTGGTATGTTGTTTGCCGGAGGCTATTCCCAAAATTGAAAAGCTTTTTCTCTAA
- the ubiE gene encoding bifunctional demethylmenaquinone methyltransferase/2-methoxy-6-polyprenyl-1,4-benzoquinol methylase UbiE encodes MAKKVTPYKDSGLGKKEQVTQMFDTISKNYDGLNRVISFGIDIKWRKRVVAILSKKKPKNILDIATGTGDLAINLVNTGAEKIIGLDISPGMLNVGKQKVSEQNLNNTIDMIVGDSENLPFDEDTFDAITVAFGVRNFENLEKGLTEIHRVLKPTGTLVVLETSVPTKTPYKQGYRLYTKYMLPAIGKLFSKDRSAYAYLSESASVFPHGEAFNNILHKIGFIAIENKPQTFGVASIYVATK; translated from the coding sequence ATGGCCAAAAAAGTTACACCCTACAAAGATTCAGGGCTTGGAAAAAAAGAGCAGGTGACCCAAATGTTCGATACCATTTCCAAAAATTACGATGGTCTCAATAGGGTCATTTCTTTTGGAATTGATATTAAATGGAGAAAAAGGGTTGTCGCCATACTCTCCAAAAAGAAACCAAAAAACATCTTGGATATCGCGACCGGAACCGGTGACTTGGCCATAAACCTTGTCAATACCGGGGCAGAAAAAATTATAGGGCTTGATATTTCTCCCGGAATGCTGAATGTAGGCAAACAAAAAGTTTCCGAACAAAACCTCAACAACACTATTGACATGATTGTTGGGGATAGTGAAAACCTCCCTTTTGACGAGGATACTTTTGATGCAATTACCGTTGCTTTTGGCGTTCGTAATTTTGAAAATCTGGAAAAAGGACTTACAGAGATTCATAGAGTACTCAAACCTACTGGCACATTGGTGGTTTTGGAAACTTCAGTTCCTACGAAAACACCATATAAGCAGGGGTATCGCTTATACACAAAATATATGTTGCCCGCCATAGGAAAGCTGTTTTCCAAAGACCGCTCCGCCTATGCCTATTTATCGGAATCGGCTTCGGTTTTTCCACATGGGGAAGCCTTCAACAATATTTTACACAAAATTGGGTTTATAGCTATAGAGAACAAACCCCAAACATTTGGGGTGGCGTCAATTTATGTAGCTACAAAGTAA
- the porT gene encoding type IX secretion/gliding motility protein PorT/SprT, with amino-acid sequence MKHIFFLFMALTMVCPMAKAQFNERPIMNLETIDQRFLNWGYFLGFNQYDFKFEYENDIDDVLVDKSVGFNVGLIGEMRINEFLDVRLEPGLHYTQRTLGFPGFDNANDAIREVKSTYINFPLLLKVSTRRLGNWKPFLISGGSITMNLGSNEDSLDDNSSGTFRMKKIVYNYELGFGIDFYTEYFKFSPSIRGVFALSDELVPDNDPNSPWTGNINSLKTRGIFVNFTFE; translated from the coding sequence ATGAAGCATATTTTTTTTCTTTTTATGGCCTTGACCATGGTTTGCCCTATGGCAAAAGCACAATTCAACGAGAGGCCTATAATGAATCTCGAAACCATAGACCAACGTTTTTTGAACTGGGGCTATTTTCTCGGGTTTAATCAATATGACTTCAAATTTGAGTATGAAAATGACATTGATGATGTTCTTGTTGATAAATCCGTCGGTTTTAATGTGGGGTTAATCGGTGAGATGCGAATCAATGAATTTTTGGATGTACGTTTGGAGCCAGGACTACATTACACGCAAAGAACTTTGGGTTTTCCCGGTTTCGACAATGCCAATGATGCCATCCGCGAAGTAAAATCAACCTACATCAACTTCCCTTTGTTACTAAAGGTCAGTACAAGGCGTTTGGGGAACTGGAAGCCTTTTCTTATTAGCGGTGGCTCTATCACCATGAACTTGGGGAGCAATGAGGATTCGCTCGACGACAATAGCAGTGGTACGTTTAGAATGAAGAAGATTGTATACAATTATGAATTGGGATTTGGTATAGACTTTTATACCGAATATTTTAAGTTCTCGCCATCCATACGTGGTGTTTTTGCCTTAAGCGATGAGCTGGTACCTGACAATGACCCTAATAGCCCGTGGACGGGAAACATCAACTCCCTAAAAACCAGAGGTATCTTCGTTAATTTCACTTTTGAGTAA
- a CDS encoding TrmH family RNA methyltransferase, with translation MVVKSQLKFINSLQQKKYRTQHGLFVAEGVKLVSELLSSDFGVYGVYTTSPETLPSHEKIIQVSKVDLAKMSGLKTPNTVLGVFYIPEDSSTIPHNWSVALDDVRDPGNLGTIIRLCDWFNISQVVCSPNTVDCYNPKVLQASMGSIARVKIVYIDLEKFIADSKLSVYGAFMGGKPVYREKFPEKGILLMGNEGKGISQNLEALVHQKISIPQFGKKTTESLNVATATAILLNEIRRD, from the coding sequence ATGGTTGTCAAAAGTCAACTAAAATTTATAAATAGCCTACAACAAAAAAAGTACCGAACGCAACATGGCCTTTTTGTTGCTGAAGGAGTAAAGTTGGTTTCAGAACTTTTGTCTTCTGATTTTGGGGTATACGGTGTTTATACGACGTCCCCTGAAACATTACCGTCGCATGAAAAAATTATTCAGGTTTCCAAAGTAGATTTGGCCAAAATGAGCGGACTCAAAACCCCAAATACCGTTTTGGGCGTTTTTTACATTCCGGAAGATTCGTCTACAATACCTCATAATTGGTCAGTGGCTTTGGACGATGTTCGCGATCCGGGCAATTTGGGAACCATCATCCGCTTATGTGACTGGTTCAATATTTCACAGGTTGTTTGCTCACCAAATACCGTTGATTGCTACAACCCAAAGGTATTGCAAGCCAGTATGGGCTCAATCGCAAGGGTAAAGATCGTTTATATTGACCTAGAAAAATTCATTGCGGATTCCAAGCTTTCCGTATATGGGGCTTTTATGGGTGGCAAACCGGTGTACCGAGAAAAATTCCCGGAAAAGGGGATTTTGTTGATGGGTAATGAGGGTAAGGGTATTTCTCAAAACCTTGAAGCGTTGGTACATCAAAAAATAAGCATACCACAATTTGGCAAAAAAACTACCGAGAGTTTAAACGTAGCAACGGCAACCGCTATTTTATTGAACGAGATAAGAAGAGACTAA
- the tamL gene encoding translocation and assembly module lipoprotein TamL: MTTIGKRVFLDSMTRRLIFIAGTAKIRVFLLCIILCSCNALKRVDADEALLVKNTIYADGKKVTDTDIQSLISQKPNSNLLGFPLRLHLYNLAKPNPDSSYQAWLHKKEKREQRLINWLSKKQVDSLGESFLVKGYSEWLKKIGEAPVIIDTSKTCKSLQRMSAYYGNRGYFNNTTTFTIDSTKREQRAEISYKIDLGNAYMIDTLTKKTASKAIDSLYALNFKNSLIKEGEQFDLSNFNKERERLTSIFRNTGVYNFQESSITFNILRDTSTTRGDRGMDVELNIDNLKKRGDSTLTTTEYEVFTFNKINIYADYRFDDDPNDLQSVDYNNYTIYFKDKLRYKPKALTDAIFIEKDSIYRELNKIRTYRQISNLNTFRYPTIELEEDSTQNKLKTNIYLSARPKYSLETNLDVTHSNIQRLGIAFSSALITRNVFGGAETLNISARGSFGLLSDQDLPEDFFSEIGGDINLTFPRIWLPFNTKKIIPYYMLPQTRMTVGTSFQKNIGLDKQTLNAVLGYNWTPSSTKRNELELLNVQFVRNVNPENFFNVYQNSYRLLDGVADRFDDPTEFPELAELFETPEGTTEPRLIIPSGTSGFTNSILDNTVTSNIDDRRLVNTIEERRQRLTEDNLIFTTNYSFSKNNKTSINDLSFYQFRFKVEGAGNLLSLVSNIIPFEENNDGNGLVFGVAYSQYVKTEFDFIKHWQLSPTNVLAMRSFAGIAIPYGNSNNIPFVRSYFAGGSNDNRAWNPYSLGPGSTQNLNDFNEANLKLAFNLEYRFPIIGNIKGALFADAGNIWNVFDDVEDPEATFNGFSSLKDIALGTGMGIRYDFTYFVFRLDVGFKTYNPALETSKRWFSDYNLGNAVYNIGINYPF, from the coding sequence TTGACAACCATAGGAAAACGTGTATTTTTGGACTCTATGACAAGACGCTTGATTTTTATTGCCGGTACCGCAAAAATAAGGGTATTCTTGTTATGCATTATCCTGTGTTCGTGCAATGCCTTAAAAAGGGTTGATGCTGATGAGGCATTACTGGTCAAGAACACCATTTACGCAGATGGAAAAAAGGTTACCGATACCGATATTCAAAGCCTTATCTCTCAAAAACCAAACAGCAATCTTTTAGGTTTCCCATTACGGTTACACCTGTATAATCTGGCAAAACCCAATCCAGATTCCTCTTACCAAGCTTGGTTACATAAAAAGGAGAAACGGGAACAAAGACTAATCAATTGGCTGTCAAAAAAACAGGTTGACAGCCTTGGGGAATCCTTTTTGGTCAAAGGCTACAGCGAATGGCTCAAAAAAATAGGTGAAGCCCCAGTGATCATTGATACTTCCAAAACATGCAAATCACTACAGCGGATGAGTGCGTATTATGGCAATAGGGGTTATTTCAATAACACTACTACTTTTACTATCGATAGCACCAAAAGGGAACAAAGAGCAGAAATAAGCTATAAAATCGACTTGGGAAATGCATATATGATCGATACTCTCACAAAAAAAACAGCATCCAAGGCCATAGATTCATTGTATGCTTTGAATTTTAAAAACTCATTGATCAAAGAGGGTGAACAGTTTGACCTGTCCAACTTTAACAAGGAACGAGAGCGGTTGACCTCCATTTTTAGAAATACCGGGGTTTACAATTTTCAAGAAAGTTCTATCACATTTAATATTTTAAGGGATACCTCAACAACAAGAGGGGACCGTGGTATGGATGTGGAATTGAATATCGACAACCTCAAAAAAAGAGGTGACAGTACTCTGACCACAACAGAATATGAAGTATTTACATTCAATAAGATAAATATTTATGCAGACTACCGTTTCGATGATGATCCAAACGATTTACAATCTGTAGATTACAATAACTACACGATATATTTTAAGGACAAACTGCGCTACAAACCCAAAGCTTTGACCGATGCCATTTTCATAGAAAAAGACAGTATTTACAGGGAACTCAACAAAATACGAACGTATAGGCAAATATCAAACCTCAATACTTTTCGCTACCCGACCATAGAACTTGAAGAAGATAGCACACAAAATAAATTAAAGACCAACATATATCTTTCCGCCAGGCCCAAATACTCCTTGGAAACCAATTTAGATGTAACACATTCAAACATTCAACGTTTAGGCATCGCTTTTAGTTCGGCCTTGATCACAAGAAATGTTTTTGGCGGAGCGGAAACTTTGAATATTTCTGCCAGGGGCTCATTTGGGCTTTTGAGCGATCAAGACTTGCCCGAAGATTTTTTCTCGGAAATCGGGGGGGATATCAATCTGACTTTCCCCAGAATATGGCTGCCGTTCAATACCAAAAAAATCATTCCGTATTACATGCTTCCGCAAACCAGGATGACCGTTGGTACTAGCTTTCAAAAAAATATAGGATTGGACAAACAAACCCTGAATGCTGTATTGGGGTATAATTGGACTCCTTCAAGCACCAAAAGAAACGAACTGGAACTTTTGAACGTTCAATTTGTACGCAATGTGAATCCTGAGAATTTTTTCAATGTTTACCAAAACAGTTACAGGCTTTTGGATGGTGTAGCGGACCGTTTTGACGATCCAACCGAATTTCCAGAGCTGGCCGAACTTTTTGAAACTCCCGAAGGTACTACAGAACCTAGGTTAATTATACCTTCTGGAACCAGTGGATTTACAAATTCAATACTTGATAATACCGTAACATCCAATATTGACGATAGGCGTCTTGTAAACACTATCGAGGAACGTAGACAAAGATTGACCGAAGACAATCTTATTTTTACCACCAATTACAGTTTTTCAAAAAACAATAAAACCAGTATAAATGACCTGAGTTTTTATCAGTTTCGTTTTAAGGTCGAAGGCGCAGGTAATCTTTTATCCTTGGTTTCCAATATAATACCGTTTGAAGAAAATAACGATGGGAACGGGCTCGTTTTTGGAGTGGCCTATTCGCAATACGTAAAAACCGAATTTGATTTCATCAAACATTGGCAACTTTCGCCGACCAATGTTTTGGCCATGCGCAGTTTTGCAGGTATAGCGATACCATACGGCAACTCGAACAATATACCCTTTGTTCGCAGTTATTTTGCCGGTGGTTCTAATGATAACAGAGCTTGGAACCCCTATTCCCTTGGTCCGGGAAGCACACAAAATCTCAACGATTTCAATGAGGCCAATCTAAAACTGGCGTTTAACCTTGAGTATCGTTTTCCCATCATTGGCAATATAAAAGGTGCCCTATTCGCAGATGCCGGGAATATTTGGAACGTTTTTGATGATGTAGAAGACCCCGAGGCCACTTTTAACGGCTTTAGCTCCCTAAAAGATATTGCTCTGGGAACGGGTATGGGCATACGGTATGATTTTACTTATTTTGTTTTCAGGCTTGATGTAGGCTTCAAGACCTACAATCCCGCTCTGGAGACCTCGAAAAGGTGGTTCAGTGATTACAATCTAGGAAACGCCGTCTACAACATTGGTATAAACTATCCTTTTTAA
- the fbaA gene encoding class II fructose-bisphosphate aldolase has protein sequence MSHNIKPGVATGDEVQEIFNYAKEKGFALPAVNVIGSNTINGVLETAASLKAPVIIQFSNGGAQFNAGKGLSNEGQNAAIQGAVAGAKHVHQLAEAYGATVILHTDHCAKKLLPWIDGLLDASEKHYAETGKSLFSSHMIDLSEEPLEENIEICKGYLERMAKMDMTLEIELGITGGEEDGVDNSDVDDSKLYTQPEEVAYAYEELSKVSPRFTIAAAFGNVHGVYKPGNVKLTPKILKNSQEYISEKYGVEHNHIDFVFHGGSGSTVEEIREGISYGVIKMNIDTDLQYAFLAGVRDYVQDNKEYLQSQIGNPEGADEPNKKKYDPRVWLREGEKSFVERLKKAFEDLNNVNTL, from the coding sequence ATGTCTCACAATATTAAGCCGGGAGTCGCGACCGGAGACGAAGTACAAGAAATTTTTAACTACGCTAAAGAAAAAGGGTTTGCCCTTCCTGCGGTAAACGTAATAGGCTCTAATACCATAAATGGTGTTTTGGAAACGGCTGCCAGTCTCAAAGCGCCCGTAATCATTCAATTTTCCAATGGCGGCGCACAGTTCAATGCGGGAAAAGGACTTTCGAACGAAGGCCAGAACGCAGCGATACAAGGTGCCGTGGCCGGTGCAAAACATGTGCACCAATTGGCAGAGGCGTATGGTGCCACCGTAATCCTTCATACCGATCACTGCGCAAAAAAATTATTGCCTTGGATCGATGGTCTTTTGGACGCTAGTGAAAAACACTATGCGGAGACCGGAAAATCGCTGTTCAGTTCCCACATGATCGATCTATCCGAAGAACCTTTGGAAGAGAATATCGAAATATGTAAAGGATATTTAGAGCGCATGGCCAAAATGGACATGACCTTGGAGATAGAATTGGGTATTACAGGTGGTGAAGAAGATGGTGTAGACAACTCCGATGTTGATGATTCAAAATTATATACCCAACCCGAAGAAGTGGCATATGCCTACGAGGAACTTTCAAAAGTAAGCCCAAGATTTACCATCGCAGCAGCTTTTGGCAATGTTCATGGGGTTTACAAGCCAGGCAACGTAAAATTGACCCCAAAAATCCTGAAAAATTCGCAAGAATACATTTCTGAAAAATACGGTGTTGAGCACAATCACATCGACTTTGTATTTCATGGCGGTTCTGGTTCAACTGTTGAAGAAATCAGAGAAGGTATCAGTTACGGTGTCATCAAAATGAACATCGATACAGACTTACAATATGCTTTTTTGGCAGGCGTAAGGGATTACGTTCAGGACAACAAGGAGTATCTACAGTCTCAAATAGGGAATCCCGAAGGAGCCGATGAACCCAATAAGAAAAAATATGACCCAAGAGTATGGTTGCGCGAAGGCGAGAAGAGCTTTGTTGAGCGATTAAAAAAGGCGTTTGAAGATCTTAACAATGTAAATACCTTATAA
- the accD gene encoding acetyl-CoA carboxylase, carboxyltransferase subunit beta, protein MTAWFKRKEKGIQTATEEKKDTPRGLWYKSPTGKIVESEELAKNFYVSPEDDYHVRIGSKEYFEILFDDNKFKELDEKLTAKDPLKFEDTKKYSDRLKAAQKKTGLKDAVRTAVGKSQGKDVVVCCMDFAFIGGSMGSVVGEKIARGIDHALKKKIPFVMISKSGGARMMEAAISLMQLAKTSAKLAQLADAGIPYISLCTDPTTGGTTASYAMLGDINISEPGALIGFAGPRVVKEATGKELPEGFQTAEFVKEHGFLDFIVHRSQLKKKINLYIDLIENNPIRS, encoded by the coding sequence ATGACGGCTTGGTTTAAAAGAAAGGAAAAAGGAATACAAACAGCTACCGAGGAAAAAAAAGATACCCCCAGGGGACTTTGGTATAAATCCCCAACAGGAAAAATCGTAGAGTCGGAAGAACTGGCAAAAAACTTTTATGTTAGCCCAGAGGACGACTACCATGTACGCATCGGTAGTAAAGAGTACTTTGAAATTCTTTTTGATGACAATAAGTTCAAAGAGTTGGATGAAAAGCTTACCGCAAAGGATCCTTTGAAATTTGAGGATACCAAAAAATATTCGGATCGCTTAAAAGCCGCACAGAAAAAGACCGGACTCAAAGATGCTGTCCGCACTGCTGTTGGGAAATCGCAAGGAAAAGATGTGGTCGTGTGCTGTATGGATTTTGCCTTTATCGGAGGCTCAATGGGTAGCGTTGTCGGGGAAAAAATTGCTCGGGGTATAGACCATGCGCTAAAAAAGAAAATCCCGTTCGTTATGATTTCCAAATCGGGTGGTGCCCGTATGATGGAAGCCGCCATATCCTTGATGCAGTTGGCAAAAACGTCGGCAAAATTGGCCCAATTGGCCGATGCCGGTATTCCTTACATTTCGCTCTGTACCGATCCCACGACAGGTGGTACCACAGCCTCTTATGCCATGTTGGGCGATATCAATATTTCTGAACCCGGTGCACTCATAGGGTTTGCAGGGCCACGAGTGGTAAAAGAAGCAACGGGGAAAGAATTGCCTGAAGGTTTCCAGACTGCCGAATTCGTAAAAGAGCACGGGTTTTTGGATTTCATCGTGCACAGGAGCCAATTGAAAAAGAAAATTAATCTTTATATTGATTTAATCGAAAACAACCCGATTCGTTCTTAA
- the rpsO gene encoding 30S ribosomal protein S15, producing MYLTKEVKAEIFKKHGKSEKDTGSTEGQIALFTHRINHLTEHLKNNRHDFNTERSLVKLVGKRRSLLDYLIKTDILRYRAIIKELGIRK from the coding sequence ATGTATTTAACCAAAGAAGTGAAGGCCGAAATCTTTAAGAAACACGGCAAGTCTGAAAAAGATACAGGTTCTACAGAGGGACAAATAGCTCTGTTCACACACCGTATCAACCACTTAACCGAACATTTGAAAAATAATCGTCACGATTTTAATACAGAGCGTTCCCTAGTAAAGTTAGTGGGTAAAAGAAGAAGTTTATTGGATTACCTGATTAAAACGGATATCTTGAGATACCGTGCAATAATAAAAGAATTGGGTATTAGAAAATAA